The following coding sequences are from one Microbacterium wangchenii window:
- a CDS encoding LacI family DNA-binding transcriptional regulator, giving the protein MVKAPTVDDVARVAGVSRQTVSNVVNSPHIVRPQTRERVESAIAELGYRPHAAARMLRTRRSSTIGVHLDPYAGGISGVVLDRFVHALTERASDRDMRVLVYAARSPEEEVARLADLREGGEVDAVIVTGTFRGDPRTGWLIEHGLPFVSFGRPWGEDDVDVPAHLWVDVDGAAGTSAATRHVQRTAGGRVAFLGWPEGSGTGDDRERGWREAEGGGPRWAVEESVGAARAAVAAALAAGEAVDGIVCASDSLAVGAHLAAVAAGRPDLPIVGFDNTPAAEALGLSSVEQLPEKVAAGALELLMGATGSIVAPRPAASGSAHVLVEPRLVVR; this is encoded by the coding sequence ATGGTCAAGGCCCCTACGGTCGACGACGTCGCGCGCGTGGCCGGCGTCTCGCGCCAGACGGTGTCCAACGTCGTGAACTCCCCGCATATCGTTCGGCCGCAGACGCGGGAGCGCGTGGAGAGCGCGATCGCGGAGCTCGGGTATCGACCGCACGCGGCGGCTCGGATGCTGCGCACCCGGCGCAGTTCGACCATCGGCGTGCACCTCGACCCGTACGCCGGCGGCATCTCCGGCGTCGTCCTGGACCGGTTCGTGCACGCCCTCACCGAGCGGGCGAGCGATCGCGACATGCGGGTGCTGGTGTACGCCGCGCGCTCGCCCGAGGAGGAGGTGGCGCGCCTGGCCGACCTCCGCGAGGGCGGGGAAGTGGATGCCGTCATCGTCACGGGCACGTTCCGCGGCGACCCGCGGACGGGCTGGCTGATCGAGCACGGCCTGCCGTTCGTGTCGTTCGGCCGCCCGTGGGGCGAGGACGACGTCGATGTGCCCGCGCACCTGTGGGTCGACGTGGACGGTGCCGCCGGCACGAGCGCTGCGACGCGCCACGTGCAGCGCACCGCGGGCGGGCGCGTGGCCTTCCTGGGGTGGCCGGAGGGGTCGGGCACGGGTGATGACCGCGAGCGCGGCTGGCGCGAGGCCGAGGGAGGCGGGCCTCGGTGGGCGGTGGAGGAGAGCGTCGGCGCGGCACGGGCGGCGGTCGCCGCCGCCCTGGCAGCGGGGGAGGCGGTGGACGGGATCGTGTGCGCGAGCGACTCGCTCGCGGTGGGGGCGCATCTGGCCGCCGTGGCGGCGGGACGCCCCGACCTTCCCATCGTCGGGTTCGACAACACCCCCGCAGCCGAGGCGCTGGGACTCTCCAGCGTCGAGCAGCTGCCGGAGAAGGTGGCCGCCGGCGCGCTGGAGCTGCTGATGGGCGCCACCGGCAGCATCGTCGCGCCGCGGCCCGCCGCATCCGGCTCGGCACACGTGCTGGTGGAACCGCGCCTGGTGGTGCGCTGA
- a CDS encoding alpha/beta fold hydrolase — MTFAVTLPRLTWGDSSAPRRALLIHGLGSNGALMWRYGAALAEAGWRADAVDLRGHGTAPRALDYRIDAYAADIRQTRPADADGWDLVIAHSLGGAAATVVAAADHGWTRRLVLVDPAIHLAARDREIVRESQQRAFADPSIAAVRAEHPAWHPQDIELKALSAQQASAWAVEQTSLQNPDWDVRPAAARLTCPTHIIAADPAVYSIFSGALAEEVRQNPVVTMSVITGAGHSPHRDKPEETVAALMAALG; from the coding sequence ATGACCTTCGCCGTGACCCTCCCCCGCCTCACGTGGGGCGATTCCTCGGCGCCCCGCCGCGCCCTCCTCATCCACGGCCTCGGTTCCAACGGCGCCCTCATGTGGCGCTACGGCGCCGCCCTCGCGGAGGCGGGCTGGCGGGCGGATGCCGTCGACCTGCGCGGGCATGGCACCGCCCCGCGCGCGCTGGACTACCGGATCGACGCGTACGCCGCCGACATCCGCCAGACCCGGCCCGCTGACGCCGACGGGTGGGACCTCGTCATCGCGCACTCGCTGGGAGGCGCTGCGGCCACCGTCGTCGCGGCGGCGGACCACGGCTGGACGCGGCGCCTCGTGCTGGTGGACCCGGCGATCCACCTCGCCGCACGCGACCGGGAGATCGTGCGCGAGAGCCAGCAACGCGCCTTCGCCGACCCCAGCATCGCGGCCGTGCGGGCAGAGCACCCCGCGTGGCACCCGCAGGACATCGAGCTCAAGGCCCTCTCCGCGCAGCAGGCCAGCGCGTGGGCCGTGGAGCAGACGAGCCTGCAGAACCCGGACTGGGACGTGCGCCCCGCCGCCGCGCGCCTGACGTGCCCGACGCACATCATCGCCGCCGACCCCGCCGTGTACTCGATCTTCTCCGGCGCGCTGGCCGAGGAGGTGCGGCAGAACCCCGTCGTGACGATGTCGGTGATCACCGGGGCCGGCCACTCTCCGCACCGGGACAAACCGGAGGAGACGGTCGCGGCGCTGATGGCGGCGCTGGGCTGA
- a CDS encoding pilus assembly protein CpaE, whose product MISTEAARALREAGLEWRPRSGDRFQLDEPEFDADVFTVSDMTIEPRSYPTGTILAFNGTTEWALDSVALEEALWLPSESQLREMLRGSFRHLRRLPDTHEVEIVFAGERRTFQHPEPADAYALAVLALLARMA is encoded by the coding sequence ATGATCTCGACCGAGGCGGCCCGCGCCCTCCGCGAGGCGGGCCTCGAGTGGCGGCCGCGCTCGGGCGACCGGTTCCAGCTGGACGAGCCGGAGTTCGACGCCGACGTCTTCACCGTGAGCGACATGACGATCGAGCCCCGCTCCTATCCCACCGGCACGATCCTCGCCTTCAACGGCACCACGGAGTGGGCGCTGGACTCCGTCGCCCTCGAGGAGGCGCTGTGGCTGCCCTCGGAGAGTCAGCTCCGCGAGATGCTGCGCGGTTCCTTCCGGCACCTGCGCCGGCTCCCCGACACCCACGAGGTGGAGATCGTCTTCGCCGGTGAGCGCCGCACGTTCCAGCATCCCGAGCCGGCCGACGCCTACGCGCTCGCCGTGCTCGCGCTCCTCGCACGGATGGCGTGA
- a CDS encoding acyl-CoA dehydrogenase family protein gives MTAAFDPAQILPDDLLERIRERTAVHDRENTFPVDDLDELRDAGYLAILVPADRGGAGLGLAEASVLQQRLATAAPATALAVNMHLVWTGVAKILQDRGIDDLAFVQTGAAAGEVFAFGISEAGNDLVLFGSDTAAQPTADGGYAFTGTKIFTSLAPVWTQLGVHGLDTTSPDAPKLVYGFLPRTDAVHTRDDWDTVGMRGTQSRTTELRGAIAPADRIARRVDPGPQPDPLVFGIFAVFELLLASVYTGVARRALELAVDAASTRRSKKTGMSYAQDPDIRWRVADMAIAYDALPPQLAALAGDVDGLVDHGPRWFSLLSGVKHRAVTTAKHVVDDAMLVAGGSSYFSRNELSRLYRDVLAGLFHPSDPESAHAAAATAWLGPQER, from the coding sequence ATGACGGCAGCGTTCGACCCGGCCCAGATCCTTCCCGACGACCTCCTCGAGCGCATCCGCGAGCGCACGGCCGTGCACGACCGCGAGAACACCTTCCCCGTCGACGACCTCGACGAGCTGCGGGATGCCGGCTACCTCGCGATCCTCGTGCCCGCCGATCGGGGCGGCGCCGGACTCGGCCTGGCGGAGGCATCCGTGCTCCAGCAGCGTCTGGCCACCGCGGCCCCGGCCACGGCGCTGGCGGTCAACATGCACCTGGTGTGGACGGGCGTGGCGAAGATCCTCCAGGACCGCGGCATCGACGATCTCGCGTTCGTCCAGACCGGCGCCGCCGCCGGCGAGGTGTTCGCGTTCGGCATCAGCGAGGCCGGCAACGACCTCGTGCTCTTCGGCAGCGACACCGCCGCCCAGCCCACCGCCGACGGCGGCTACGCCTTCACCGGCACGAAGATCTTCACCTCCCTCGCCCCGGTGTGGACCCAGCTGGGCGTCCACGGGCTGGACACCACCTCCCCCGACGCGCCCAAGCTCGTCTACGGATTCCTTCCGCGCACCGACGCCGTCCACACCCGGGACGACTGGGACACCGTCGGGATGCGGGGCACGCAGAGCCGCACGACGGAGCTTCGCGGGGCGATCGCCCCCGCCGACCGCATCGCCCGGCGCGTGGACCCGGGGCCCCAGCCCGATCCGCTCGTGTTCGGGATCTTCGCCGTGTTCGAGCTCCTGCTGGCCTCGGTGTACACGGGAGTGGCGCGCCGGGCGCTGGAGCTGGCGGTGGATGCCGCGTCCACGCGGCGCTCGAAGAAGACCGGGATGTCGTACGCGCAGGACCCCGACATCCGCTGGCGCGTGGCCGACATGGCCATCGCCTACGACGCGCTGCCGCCGCAGCTGGCCGCTCTCGCGGGCGACGTCGACGGGCTCGTGGACCACGGGCCGCGGTGGTTCTCGCTGCTGTCGGGAGTCAAGCACCGCGCCGTGACGACCGCCAAGCACGTCGTGGACGACGCGATGCTCGTCGCCGGTGGCTCGTCCTACTTCTCCCGCAACGAGCTGTCGCGGCTGTACCGCGACGTGCTCGCCGGCCTGTTCCATCCCTCCGACCCGGAGTCGGCCCACGCCGCAGCGGCGACGGCGTGGCTCGGCCCGCAGGAGCGCTGA
- a CDS encoding DUF445 domain-containing protein: protein MQSTPTALLSPADQERRRALRTMKAVALGALVFMAIVFAVSFPLQERYPWVQWVRAAAEGGMVGALADWFAVTALFRHPLGLPIPHTAIIPRRKDEIGRSLGEFVETNFLSAPVVRGKLETTPMAARLGAWLAQPAHAERVSAEAATAATAVLNALSDDDVRDVIEDLAREHLIASDWGPSIGSWLDRVVDSGAHTGAVDLAADSIATWLAANQDAFSGLVSRRLPSWVPGVAQRLVDDTVYRQALSFVDAVRDDPQHPARAAIDRYLARLADNLQHDPATIGKLEDAKATLFDSPRVRSLAAEAWQTAKTGLLTALQDADSGLRRRAVQAVAEIGERLTTDASLQSRVDGWVTDAAVFVVDRYRHDIASIITETVERWDPAETTEKIELMVGRDLQYIRLNGTIVGALAGAVIFTVATLALG, encoded by the coding sequence ATGCAGTCCACACCGACGGCTCTGTTGAGCCCCGCCGACCAGGAGCGGCGCCGGGCCCTGCGCACCATGAAGGCGGTGGCCCTGGGGGCGCTGGTGTTCATGGCGATCGTGTTCGCGGTGTCGTTCCCGCTGCAGGAGCGGTATCCGTGGGTGCAGTGGGTGCGCGCTGCGGCGGAGGGCGGCATGGTCGGGGCGCTGGCGGACTGGTTCGCCGTGACGGCGCTGTTCCGTCATCCGCTCGGGCTGCCGATCCCGCACACCGCGATCATCCCGCGCCGCAAGGACGAGATCGGCCGCAGCCTGGGCGAATTCGTGGAGACGAACTTCCTCTCCGCCCCCGTCGTCCGCGGCAAGCTCGAGACGACGCCCATGGCCGCTCGCCTGGGCGCGTGGCTGGCCCAGCCCGCGCACGCCGAGCGCGTGTCGGCCGAGGCGGCCACCGCCGCCACCGCGGTGCTCAACGCGCTGAGCGACGACGATGTGCGCGACGTGATCGAAGACCTCGCCCGCGAGCATCTCATCGCCTCCGACTGGGGACCGTCGATCGGGAGCTGGCTGGACCGTGTGGTGGATTCGGGCGCGCACACCGGCGCCGTCGATCTCGCCGCGGACTCGATCGCCACGTGGCTCGCCGCCAACCAGGACGCCTTCAGCGGCCTCGTCTCCCGCCGCCTGCCGTCGTGGGTGCCCGGGGTCGCCCAGCGCCTCGTCGATGACACCGTGTACCGCCAGGCGCTGTCCTTCGTCGACGCGGTGCGCGACGATCCGCAGCATCCCGCCCGCGCCGCCATCGACCGCTACCTCGCGCGACTGGCCGACAACCTCCAGCACGACCCCGCCACGATCGGAAAGCTGGAAGACGCCAAGGCGACGCTGTTCGACAGCCCGCGTGTGCGCTCCCTCGCCGCCGAGGCGTGGCAGACCGCGAAGACGGGCCTGCTGACGGCGCTGCAGGACGCCGACAGCGGCCTGCGGCGCCGCGCCGTGCAGGCGGTGGCCGAGATCGGCGAGCGCCTCACGACGGATGCGTCGCTCCAGAGCCGCGTGGACGGCTGGGTCACCGACGCCGCCGTCTTCGTCGTGGACCGCTACCGCCATGACATCGCCTCGATCATCACGGAGACCGTCGAGCGGTGGGACCCCGCCGAGACCACCGAGAAGATCGAGCTCATGGTCGGACGCGACCTGCAGTACATCCGGCTCAACGGCACGATCGTGGGGGCACTGGCGGGAGCGGTGATCTTCACCGTGGCCACGCTCGCCCTGGGCTGA
- a CDS encoding carbohydrate ABC transporter permease, whose protein sequence is MTAVSTPSRRAGSSGIRRGEATAGWIFTLPVLIILGVFLLIPVLMALWVSFSDWTGRGSPFSGDVSFVGGENYAAITTGGGLAERDFGIALRNNAWYVVLVVPLQTALSLFLAVLVNGAVLRGRGFFRTAFYFPSVTSTVAITVLWLFLFSTSGAINQVLSWIGINGPNWFNEPSGVVHNLLGAFGVRTGPDALTQSEFLGVSWWDWLAGPSVAMSAFVLMAVFTTSGTFMLLFIAALQNLSGDVDEAAMVDGANGWQRFWRVTLPQLKPTLFTVLTLGLIGCWQVFDQIYTGTQGGPGKTTLTPAYLSYNSAFISQEWGQGAAIAFVLFVIIVAFTILQRFILRDRPVSRRRARQYEVRPAARKGTTR, encoded by the coding sequence ATGACCGCTGTATCGACACCGTCCCGCCGCGCCGGGTCCTCCGGGATCCGGCGCGGCGAGGCGACCGCCGGATGGATCTTCACGCTTCCCGTGCTGATCATCCTGGGCGTCTTCCTCCTCATCCCCGTGCTGATGGCGCTGTGGGTGAGCTTCTCGGACTGGACCGGTCGCGGCAGTCCCTTCTCCGGCGACGTCAGCTTCGTCGGCGGTGAGAACTACGCCGCCATCACCACCGGCGGAGGGCTCGCCGAGCGCGACTTCGGCATCGCCCTGCGCAACAACGCGTGGTACGTGGTGCTGGTGGTCCCGCTGCAGACGGCGCTGTCGCTGTTCCTGGCGGTCCTGGTCAACGGGGCGGTCCTGCGCGGCCGCGGCTTCTTCCGCACGGCGTTCTATTTCCCCTCGGTCACCAGCACCGTGGCGATCACCGTGCTGTGGCTGTTCCTCTTCTCCACCTCCGGCGCGATCAACCAGGTGCTGTCGTGGATCGGCATCAACGGGCCGAACTGGTTCAACGAGCCCAGCGGCGTCGTCCACAACCTGCTCGGAGCCTTCGGCGTGCGCACCGGACCCGACGCCCTCACGCAGTCGGAGTTCCTCGGGGTGTCGTGGTGGGACTGGCTCGCCGGTCCCTCGGTGGCGATGTCGGCCTTCGTCCTGATGGCCGTCTTCACCACCTCGGGCACCTTCATGCTGCTGTTCATCGCCGCGCTGCAGAACCTCTCCGGCGACGTCGACGAGGCGGCCATGGTGGATGGCGCGAACGGATGGCAGCGCTTCTGGCGGGTCACGCTCCCCCAGCTCAAGCCGACCCTGTTCACGGTCCTGACCCTCGGCCTGATCGGCTGCTGGCAGGTGTTCGACCAGATCTACACCGGCACGCAGGGCGGCCCGGGCAAGACGACCCTCACCCCCGCCTATCTCAGCTACAACTCCGCATTCATCTCGCAGGAGTGGGGGCAGGGCGCGGCCATCGCGTTCGTGCTGTTCGTCATCATCGTGGCCTTCACGATCCTGCAGCGCTTCATCCTCCGCGATCGCCCGGTCTCCCGGCGCCGCGCCCGGCAGTACGAGGTGCGCCCGGCGGCGCGGAAGGGAACGACACGATGA
- a CDS encoding SixA phosphatase family protein, translating into MIQLALARHAKSDWADASVDDHDRPLNAQGQRDAPEVARRVLRTGVRPEVILTSTALRARSTAEHFAAAFDAEVRESEDLYLADADALLQAARDSGADEVLVVAHDPGMSELVSELAGREVSMPTSAVAVFTWESGGWDAVGTTPPDDVTLTTP; encoded by the coding sequence ATGATCCAGCTCGCCCTCGCGCGACACGCCAAATCGGACTGGGCCGACGCGTCGGTCGACGATCACGACCGTCCCCTCAACGCGCAGGGCCAGCGCGACGCACCCGAGGTGGCCCGCCGCGTGCTGCGCACCGGCGTGCGCCCCGAAGTCATCCTTACCTCCACCGCACTGCGCGCCCGCTCGACCGCGGAGCACTTCGCCGCGGCCTTCGACGCCGAGGTGCGGGAGAGCGAGGACCTCTACCTCGCGGATGCGGACGCCCTCCTGCAGGCGGCGCGCGACAGCGGCGCAGACGAGGTGCTCGTCGTGGCCCACGACCCGGGCATGAGCGAACTGGTCAGCGAGCTGGCCGGGCGCGAAGTGAGCATGCCGACTTCCGCCGTGGCGGTGTTCACGTGGGAGAGCGGCGGGTGGGATGCGGTGGGCACGACGCCGCCCGACGACGTCACGCTCACCACCCCGTAG
- a CDS encoding sugar ABC transporter substrate-binding protein: MTRHSTRVWLGAGTLLVTGSLALTACGSGFDDGGGGSEESADGALTVLIGSSGEAETSAVEEAVAAWSEESGVEAEVQVANDLPQQLSQGFAAGSPPDLFYLAPEALAGYAENGSIQAYGDELANKDDFYPSLVENFTLDGEFYCAPKDFSTLALIINTDLWAEAGLTDADIPTDWDSLAAAAQRLTTDGQVGLAFGAEYQRLGAFMAQAGGGLLVDGQAVANSPENVEALTYVQSHLTDGSFAFAADIGAGWGGEAFGTGAAAMVIEGNWITGTLTNDYPDVNYTVAELPAGPAGQGTLQFTNCWGMAADSADQDSALELVEYLTGTDQQLTFSEAFGPMPSIESAAATWTDENPELAAFLAGAEYAQFPPTIAGAAEVISDFNAQLESLATGDPQTILDSVQSNLEAIVE, encoded by the coding sequence ATGACACGGCACAGCACGCGCGTCTGGCTCGGCGCCGGGACGCTCCTCGTGACCGGTTCGCTCGCACTCACGGCGTGCGGTTCGGGATTCGACGACGGCGGGGGCGGCTCGGAGGAATCGGCCGACGGCGCGCTCACCGTCCTGATCGGCTCCTCCGGAGAGGCCGAGACCAGTGCGGTCGAGGAGGCCGTCGCGGCGTGGTCGGAGGAGTCGGGCGTCGAGGCGGAGGTGCAGGTGGCCAACGACCTGCCGCAGCAGCTGTCGCAGGGCTTCGCCGCGGGATCGCCGCCCGACCTGTTCTACCTCGCGCCCGAGGCGCTGGCCGGCTACGCGGAGAACGGGTCCATCCAGGCGTACGGCGACGAACTCGCCAACAAGGACGATTTCTACCCCTCGCTCGTGGAGAACTTCACCCTCGACGGCGAGTTCTACTGCGCCCCGAAGGACTTCTCCACCCTCGCGCTCATCATCAACACCGACCTGTGGGCCGAGGCGGGCCTCACCGACGCCGACATCCCCACCGACTGGGATTCCCTCGCCGCCGCTGCGCAGCGCCTGACCACCGACGGCCAGGTGGGTCTCGCGTTCGGCGCGGAGTACCAGCGGCTCGGCGCCTTCATGGCGCAGGCCGGCGGAGGGCTGCTCGTCGACGGCCAGGCCGTCGCCAACAGCCCGGAGAACGTCGAGGCGCTCACCTACGTCCAGAGCCACCTGACCGACGGCAGCTTCGCCTTCGCCGCCGACATCGGCGCCGGATGGGGTGGCGAGGCCTTCGGCACGGGGGCTGCCGCCATGGTCATCGAGGGCAACTGGATCACCGGCACGCTGACCAACGACTACCCCGACGTGAACTACACCGTGGCCGAGCTTCCCGCCGGCCCCGCCGGCCAGGGCACGCTGCAGTTCACCAACTGCTGGGGCATGGCCGCCGACAGCGCCGACCAGGACTCCGCGCTCGAGCTCGTCGAGTACCTCACGGGCACCGATCAGCAGCTGACCTTCTCAGAGGCGTTCGGCCCGATGCCCTCGATCGAGTCGGCCGCGGCCACGTGGACCGACGAGAACCCCGAACTCGCGGCCTTCCTCGCCGGAGCCGAGTACGCGCAGTTCCCGCCGACCATCGCCGGGGCAGCGGAGGTCATCTCCGACTTCAACGCGCAGCTGGAGTCCCTCGCCACCGGCGACCCGCAGACGATCCTCGACTCGGTGCAGTCCAACCTCGAGGCGATCGTCGAGTGA
- a CDS encoding MFS transporter: MAGYRDLLRTRGVARIMTAQLAARFPNGMTSLAVLLHVERVTGSYAAAGLVLAATSIGQAVAGPVTSRWMGRWGMRPVLILTLAVCALAIAGLALLPLPVPGYMALGLIAGLSTPPVQSAVRTIYPKMVTSRQLTPLFSLDASLQEIIWIVAPVVITFVATQIGTLEALLLIVAILVGGGSWFILSPEVGRVRIPRSRRGFGRVLLKAPVLLATVAGFLLIAACSAVEVGVVATFGHSGAAAGLVLAVFSVGSLAGGLTFGHIPIGPWAMARRLTIVAVGLALAVFALDVWWLGGTLFLAGIGIAPALAVIFAITSASVRFSETAEAYGWIGTGQLIGAAAGSAVAGFLIDGVGPQGAYVAAAGFAAVGVLVAVACVRGFPDLRERDASPIPDTEPVSTIT; the protein is encoded by the coding sequence GTGGCTGGCTACCGGGATCTCCTGCGCACGCGCGGCGTCGCGCGGATCATGACCGCACAGCTGGCTGCCCGCTTCCCCAACGGCATGACGAGCCTGGCCGTGCTGCTGCACGTCGAGCGGGTGACCGGCTCGTACGCCGCCGCGGGCCTGGTCCTGGCGGCGACCTCGATCGGCCAGGCCGTGGCCGGGCCGGTCACGAGCCGCTGGATGGGCCGCTGGGGCATGCGACCGGTGCTGATCCTGACCCTCGCGGTGTGCGCGCTGGCGATCGCCGGACTCGCACTGCTGCCCCTCCCCGTGCCCGGTTACATGGCGCTGGGTCTCATCGCGGGGTTGTCCACCCCGCCCGTCCAGTCGGCGGTCCGCACGATCTACCCGAAGATGGTGACCTCCCGCCAGTTGACGCCGCTGTTCTCCCTCGACGCGTCGCTGCAGGAGATCATCTGGATCGTCGCGCCGGTGGTCATCACGTTCGTGGCCACCCAGATCGGCACCCTCGAGGCGCTCCTCCTGATCGTGGCGATCCTCGTGGGCGGCGGCAGCTGGTTCATCCTGTCGCCCGAGGTCGGACGCGTGCGCATCCCCCGCAGCCGCCGCGGATTCGGACGGGTGCTGCTGAAAGCGCCGGTCCTGCTGGCCACCGTGGCCGGGTTCCTCCTGATCGCGGCGTGCTCGGCGGTCGAGGTCGGCGTCGTGGCCACGTTCGGCCACTCCGGCGCTGCGGCCGGCCTCGTGCTCGCCGTCTTCTCGGTCGGCAGCCTCGCCGGCGGCCTGACGTTCGGGCACATCCCGATCGGCCCGTGGGCCATGGCCCGGCGCCTCACGATCGTGGCCGTGGGCCTGGCCCTGGCCGTCTTCGCCCTGGACGTGTGGTGGCTCGGCGGCACGCTCTTCCTCGCCGGCATCGGGATCGCCCCGGCCCTGGCGGTCATCTTCGCCATCACCTCCGCGAGCGTCCGCTTCAGCGAGACCGCCGAGGCGTACGGCTGGATCGGCACCGGACAGCTCATCGGGGCTGCCGCCGGGTCGGCCGTGGCCGGCTTCCTCATCGACGGCGTCGGCCCGCAGGGCGCCTACGTCGCGGCGGCCGGGTTCGCCGCGGTGGGCGTGCTCGTGGCGGTCGCGTGCGTCCGCGGGTTCCCGGACCTCCGCGAGCGCGACGCCAGCCCGATCCCCGACACCGAGCCGGTGTCCACCATCACGTAG
- a CDS encoding carbohydrate ABC transporter permease: MWQIVLYVVLAALAVVYIYPFLVQVATSFKTNDAAAVDPVSLIPSPFTWAAYEQLFLRSDFPTWFANSAIVTILVTLGRVFFNSLAGYALARLRFRGRGIVFAALVAVMAVPTVVLLIPKFLVINQLGMYDSYAGMVLPLLVDAAGVFIMKNFFESIPASVEEQARIDGAGTFRIFWSVVLPMARPALITIVILSFQGSWNELSHFVISTQSPELTTLTKGVASLASGQLSQGSQYPIKLAAAAIMTIPVAVVFFIFQRRIMNASEGAVKE; this comes from the coding sequence ATGTGGCAGATCGTCCTCTACGTCGTGCTCGCCGCACTCGCCGTCGTCTACATCTATCCGTTCCTCGTGCAGGTCGCCACGTCTTTCAAGACCAACGACGCCGCCGCCGTCGATCCGGTCTCCCTCATCCCCTCCCCATTCACATGGGCGGCGTACGAGCAGCTGTTCCTGCGGTCGGATTTCCCCACGTGGTTCGCCAACTCGGCCATCGTGACGATCCTCGTCACCCTGGGGCGGGTCTTCTTCAACTCCCTCGCCGGGTACGCGCTCGCGCGGCTGCGCTTCCGCGGCCGCGGGATCGTGTTCGCGGCGCTCGTGGCCGTCATGGCCGTGCCCACGGTGGTGCTCCTCATCCCGAAGTTCCTCGTCATCAACCAGCTGGGCATGTACGACTCCTATGCGGGCATGGTGCTGCCGTTGCTGGTGGATGCGGCGGGGGTGTTCATCATGAAGAACTTCTTCGAATCCATCCCGGCCTCCGTCGAGGAGCAGGCCCGGATCGACGGGGCCGGGACGTTCCGGATCTTCTGGTCGGTCGTGCTGCCGATGGCGCGCCCCGCCCTCATCACGATCGTGATCCTGTCGTTCCAGGGCTCGTGGAACGAGCTCAGCCACTTCGTCATCTCCACCCAGTCGCCCGAGCTGACCACCCTCACCAAGGGTGTGGCCTCACTCGCGAGCGGACAGCTCAGCCAGGGCAGCCAGTACCCCATCAAGCTCGCGGCCGCGGCCATCATGACGATCCCCGTCGCCGTGGTGTTCTTCATTTTCCAGCGCCGCATCATGAACGCCAGTGAAGGAGCCGTCAAGGAATGA